The following proteins come from a genomic window of Piliocolobus tephrosceles isolate RC106 unplaced genomic scaffold, ASM277652v3 unscaffolded_16073, whole genome shotgun sequence:
- the LOC111534534 gene encoding REST corepressor 3-like — MPGMMEKGPELLGKNRSANGSAKSPAGGGGSGASSTNGGLHYSEPESGCSSDDEHGDVGMRVGAEYQARIPEFDPGGVALVAAALRSAGAAERKGWGKGVGRRQRQAHLARQPALGS, encoded by the exons ATGCCCGGCATGATGGAGAAAGGGCCCGAGTTGCTGGGGAAGAACCGATCGGCCAACGGCAGCGCCAAGAGCCCGgcaggcggcggcggcagcggcgccTCGTCCACCAACGGCGGGCTGCACTACTCGGAGCCCGAGAGCGGCTGCAGCAGCGACGACGAGCACGGTG ATGTTGGGATGAGAGTCGGAGCCGAATACCAAGCTCGGATCCCTGAATTTGATCCAG GTGGTGTAGCTTTGGTCGCGGCAGCTCTGCGGAGTGCGGGAGCCGCGGAGAgaaaggggtgggggaagggggtggggagacGCCAGCGGCAGGCACACCTCGCTCGCCAGCCAGCCCTGGGAAGTTAG